DNA from Marinagarivorans cellulosilyticus:
TCTACATTGGGGTCCGGCACCATGGACATCGCTTGATGTAATTGCGGGTCAAACGGCTCGCCAGCAGGATCAACTGCTTCCACATTGTGGCGCTTAAGGCCATCAGTCATCGACTTCAAAGTCAACTCTACACCTTCGACAATAGCCTCAAAACTGCCTTGCTGGCCGTTAGCGGCTTCAAGTGCGCGCTCTAAGTTGTCGGCCACCGGTAGCATATCGCCAACAAATTTATCCAAGGCAAACTTATGCGCTTTTTCAACATCTTGCTGAGCGCGGCGGCGGGCGTTTTGCATTTCAGCAGACGCCCTTAGCACTTGCTCCTGCGCATTGGCAACTTCTTCTTTTAAAGTTTCGATTTCAGCCTGCAACGCAGCCACATCCGCCGTTGCAGGCTCTTGCGCATCAACAGAGCTCAGCTCGACGTGATCATCTTCTAAAGTTTCCGCTTCATTTGTTTGTGTTTGCGAATGATCTTGGCTCACGATTGCATCTCCTAACCAGCCGTTTCAAAAATTGCCAAATTCACCTAAACGAATTCAGCTTAAAGAGTATTTTCAGTGCAGCTGTTAATGGGGGCGGGAAAAAACGATTCAAGGGTTTTGATGCGAGATAACAGCAAGACTTGGCAAAGCCACCAAAACTACTGTATAAATAACCAATACACCGACGGAGGATTGCCATGCTTAGTCACCTTAACGTACACAACTACACTCTTGTAGACAGTCTCGACCTCGAACTGCAACCGGGCCTAACCACCCTTACCGGAGAAACTGGTGCAGGCAAATCGTTATTGCTCGACGCCATCGGTTTAGCTATCGGTAGCAAAGCAAGAGGTGAAGCCATTCACGATACAACCGCTAACGCAGAAGTATCAGCGCTATTTGACCTTGGCGATCAACCACACATCAAGCAATGGCTCGAGCAGCACGATATCTCCATCAACGACAACGAATGCCTGCTTAAAAGGGTGATCACACCGCAGGGGCGCTCTCGATGCTCTATTAATGGGCATAGCGCAACCCTGTCCCAGCTTCAAGAATTAGGCCGCAAGCTGGTAAATATTCACGGCCAGCACGAGCACCAAGCTTTACTTAGCCCGCAAACACAGCGCCGCCTGCTAGACCGGTTCGGCGCCTACCCCCAATTAACCGACGCAACAGAACTGGCATTTAAGCACTGGCGCAAGGCCGAATTAGCGCTTAACCAAGCACAAGAACTTGCCGATTCCCAAGGCGCTCAATATCAATTATTAAAATACCAAGTCGACGAACTCGCGTTACTTGAACTCAATGAAAACGAAGTCAAAAGCCTTGAGGGGCAACAAAAGCGGCTAGCCAATACCGAAGCCATGCAAGCAACTTGCGCCGCCATCATCCACAGCGGGCGCGACAGCGAGCACAGCTTACAAACACAACTGCACTGGTGCACAAGCCAACTGCAAAGCCTAACTAAGCACGACCCTTCGTTTAATGATGCCAGCGAGATGCTAAAAACGGCCTTAATTAATATTGAAGAAGCTATAGAAAGCATCGACAACACCGCGCAGAACTATAACGCCGAAGATTCCAACCTTAGCGCCATCGAAGAACGACTTTCCACTATTTACACCGTTGCCCGCAAACACAAAGTACAGCCGGGCGCCCTGCATGAGCACTACCAAACATTGTGCACCGAGCTTGAACAGCTTGAATGCAGCGATGAGCATATCGCCGCTTTAAAGCAAGCCGCGGAAGGCGCGCTTGAGACTTACAATGCTCATGCAATTAAGCTTCACGACGCACGCCTTAAGGCCAGCAAGCGGCTTTGCAAGGCTATTGGGCAGCGGCTAAAAGCGCTAAATATGGAGCATGCTAGTTTCTATATAGACTTCGAAGCTCACGACAGCCCACACCCACACGGCAATCATGGCGTAAAATTTTTAATTACCACTATTCCAGGCAAGCCTGCCGGAGCTTTGCATAAAATTGCCTCGGGCGGCGAACTATCGCGCATTAGTCTGGCCATCCAAGTCGTAACAGCAGCCACCCAAACTACGCCCACGCTTATTTTTGACGAAGTCGACGCCGGCATTGGCGGCACGACAGGAGATACCGTTGGCACACTACTGCGTGAGCTCGGCGGCAAAGCACAAGTACTGTGTGTAACCCACCTTGCACAAGTTGCAAGCAAAGCACACAACCATTTAAATGTTAGAAAAACAAAACAACGCGGTACAATCCGATCACAAATCACAGCTTTGTGCGGCGACGATATTGTTGCCGAAATATCACGCATGGTCGGCGGCCCAATAGACTCAAATGAAGCCCTTGCTCACGCACGTCAAATGATGACAACACACTAAACAGCAGCGGATTCTTTATGGCCAAAAGCAACATTGTATTGATCGGTATGGCTGGCGCAGGAAAAAGCACCATCGGCCGAATTTTGGCCAGCCAGCTTAACTTTCCGTTTATTGATAGCGACCAATTAATCGAGCAGCGAGAAAATAAAAGCTTGCAAACACTACTTGATAGCGAGGGATACTTAGGGTTACGCAAAATTGAAGAAGAAGCAATTTTAACAATCAATACATCTAACACTGTTATTGCAACGGGCGGAAGTGCCATCTATAGCGAAAAAGCCATCACACACCTTGCAGGGCAAGGGGTTCTTGTTTTTTTAGACGTGCCCCTCCCCCTTATACAGCAACGTATAGGCGACTATTCTCAGCGCGGCCTAGCGAAACCTAAGGCACAAACACTTAGCGCGCTTTACAACGAGCGCCACCCGCTTTATCAGCAGCACGCCAATATCACCGTATCCAAAAGCGATTGCAAAGCCACCGAGATAGCTGCCGATATTATGCGCCTTATTAGCAGCCAAACTTGATACAGCGTCGCCACTCAGAATTAAACGCTATGTTATTATCTCCAGCTTATAACGCTTCCAATAAATTGCTCGGATCCTTCTGATGTTCAAACTTACATCCCTTATCGGCAGTACTGCTGGCCTGCTTCTCTTAGCACTAAATAGCTATGCAACAACCGTTCAATTTCAGACCTCCCTTGGCGACTTCGAGGTTATTCTTTTTGACGAACAAACCCCAAAAACTGTAGAAAATTTTTTGCAGTACGTAAATGAAGAAGCCTATGAAGATTCCATTGTTCATCGCTCAGCAACAAACTTTGTAATTCAAGGGGGTGGTTTCAACCTTACCGAAGATGCATTATTTAACCCCATAAACATTCACTCACAAGTAGAGAATGAGGCCTATTACTCTAATGTGCGAGCTACGATTTCAATGGCAAAGCGCTCAGGCCTACCCGATAGCGCAACAAGTCAGTGGTTCATAAACTTGGGTAACAACAGCACTAACAGTGCAAACCTAGATTACGCCAATGGCGGCTATACCGTATTCGGGCAGGTTATAGGGAACGGCATGGATGTAGTAGACGCCATTGCAGCACTTCCAATACATAATGTTGATAATGAGACGGGAGGACGGGGGCAGCCGCGAACGTACCGCTACAAGACTTCACCCAAGAAACCAAGCCTGTACACGACAACTTTGTCATTATTTATGATGTGATCGTTACCGACGCCGCAACGAACAGCGCTGAACAACTAGAACCGCAGCCCCTCGTTATACAGCCAAGGGCAGCTCCACCAGCCCCAAAAAAATCAGGTGGATCGATGAGTTTATCATCAATCATCGGACTGCTTATGTTAATGGCGGCACCGCTGTTATTTAGGCGAAAACGCTAAGCGGTAGCTCTAAATAATGTTGAAGGCGAAGCTTCGGCGACGCTGGCGCTCATTAACCTATAACTATTAGCGCCGCGACTGCTTAAGCCGGGCAGTATTGCTGAGGCTTCGTTATTCTCTATTGCAGTTTGATCCTCACTCGTGGATTCCGCCACTGCCGAGACTTGCTCCTCCTCAGGAGCAGATGTCAAACTTTCTTCTTTTGCTCTAATTTCTGCTTGCAGCTCTTGGCGCGCAGCAGCCTCTAGCTGAATAGACTCTTGCGCTACTTGCCTATCTTGTGGCGAAGGCTCAGCTGGCGCCAGCGCAGCACGCCGGATAGTTTGTGCTTTTGCTATGGTTTGCTCTGGTGTCGCTGCAGGCCCAACATCAATTGGCACCTCGCCCCCCACGGCATAATTCACCCCGTCCGGGCCTCGCTCAAATTGATATTTATGTGCGCCGGCATAAGAGCCCCCAACGGCAGCGTGTGCTTGTTCATGGGCGCGCACTTCTCTATCTCGCGCAGCCAGCTCACGGATCTCCTCCTGGATTTTAGCTTCGACTTGCTGCTCTTTTTTGGCTTTAAGCGCTTGCTCGGCTTGTTCTTCATTCGTTTCCCCCGCTGCTGTACGAGGCGTATCTTCTGGTGTAGCCGCGCGCTCTTTGCCAGGCAAAAGCTTACCGCTTTCACCATATAGAAGTGGTTGCGCCGCTTGATTCGAGTGAATAGATTTCGCATCCACCTCTTGCTTTTGCGCGCTGTATAACTGGTTTGATTTTGCGGGCTCAGCTACCGGCTGAAAAGACGAGCCTGTAGGTGTCATTCCCTCACGCGGAGCAGCCGCAACAGAAAATTCTGCTGCAATCGACGAAGGTGCCACAGAGGGCATTGATGTTATTGAAGGCATTTCCCGCACCCCCGCCTTTTTATTCCTTAGGTGTAATCGTCAATTAAGCTACCAACAGCTTCCGCCCCAACCTCAACAACACTGGCTGAGGCAGTAAATATTTGCTCTTGCTGCTTCAGGGCCACCATGTTTTGTGCCATCGAGCTGCCACCATCAGAAGCCGCCAAGCGATCGCCGTTGGCAACCTGCGTTTTTTGCGAAGCTGGCACTTCCCCTGCGGGCATTGCATCACTGCCATTTCCGCGCTCAAGCTCTTGTGGCGATTGACTCGGAGGCACTAAACCCGCACCCGAAGCTGAACCCGACCGAAGCTCGGTGTTCGTTGAGGCAATATTTTGTGCATAGCGCTGCATTGTTTGCTGGCTTTGCACCATGCCTTGATATCCTGCAGACATAACGGAGTTCATACATCCCCTCCAATAAAAGTAAGACAGTTTCTACACAAATAAGTCTACCCTCAAGCTGATCAAAAAACACTCACCACACGGCACATAAGGCCATATCTTTAAGATCAATTTATTGTAGAAAGCCAACCACCTAACAAATATTGATATATATGCGCAAATTTAAGCACAATACGGCCTAACATCGACAAAATTCCGACGCATTCCAAACAAACACGGTCATCGCATTAAAAACGTCAACTATCTGAATTCCCTTGGACTCGTACTGCACTTCACCTAGAATGCGGAAAATTTCAACTTCAGCCTATTTTTAAACGCTAACAAACATACGAGACTCTATGCATTTCCAACAACTCACCGAATTAATGAGCGAGCTAGGCGTAGCTCAAAGCCAAGACCTCGTGGGAGTACCGCTGTCGGAAATTAAAAATATGGAGACATTTTTTGGCCTGCGCTTCCCCGCCAGCTACGTGCATTTTTTGCACCGCTGCGGCCGCTCCGCTGGCCACCTCGCTGGCTGGGCAGCCATCTATTTTGATGACCTTAAAGAAATCGCAGAAGAGTTTGAGTTTCACAAAACCATGGCAAGTAGCGAGCTATTGCTCCCTAGCGGTGGACTACTAATTGCTCATTACAATCAAAGTTTTGATTATATGATTTGTGATGGAGCCAGTGAGCCAACAATTTACCGTATCACATTCGATGATTTGGGCGCGCACTGCGAGCGCTTCGCAAACAGCCACACCGATTATCTAGAAGCGATGATTCGCAAAGCTGCGACAGAAAAAGGGAAAGTAGAGCCTTTTTTTATTGATGAGTGCGGCAACATGATCCGCGACGACTTAACCAGTTACGCACCAGCGGTAGATTAAAGCGTACTAAAACGCCTAGTGCGTAGAAATGACCGTGCCCCAATTTTTGCAGCTTGGGCAATGCCAGTGATGCTCATGCCCGCTATAGCCACAATTCTGACATTCGTAAGATTGCGTTTGCTGCAAGCGCTGTTCAACAATACCCAGTAGCGATTCTAACGATAACTGTTGATAGGTTGACGATGGCAAAATTCCTAATACGTCACTGAGAGACTCTAAATGCGACCACTGCTCCAATTCTTTAATAAGAAAAATAATCGCTTCTGACTCTGAGGTTTTCTGCGCGATAGCGCGAGCCATATCGGGCAATAACAAGGCAGATGGTTGCTGCTGATAAAGGTCGGCTAAAAATGCCTCCAGTGTTTCCGCTTTATGGGCACGAGTGTAAGCCTCGATAAGTAGCGGCAATACCTGTGAGTTGTGCGCAGTGAAATTTAATGGCACTTGTTTGAGCAGTTCAAACGCCTGCTGCCGGTGACCCTGAGCCAGCGCAAGTTGACCTCGTAAAATTAAAGTTCGCGCCAAATCGACATCTAAAACTTGAGCCTTTTCAAGCGCCTCTTGTGCATCACTATAATAACTTCTCGAAAGTGACTGCTCTGCAATTTCACAATAAAACTGCGCTTGTAAGCGGCGCCAATGATCACTATCAACACCCGATTGTGATAACGCATCGGCAGCCACAACCGCCTGCAGCCATTCGCCTTCGCTTTGATAAACTTCAACAAGACGTGTTAAAGCCTTAGTGGCTATACCCGCCTCATCCACATGGCTTAACTCGTTGTACAAGGCTTCAGCGCGGTCGAACAAACCGGCTTTCAAGTAATCTTCAGCTAAAGCCAAACGCGCCTGTAAATCTTGATCTTTCGTTAAACTGGGACGCGATAATACGTTTTGATGAATGCGAATAGCCCTGTCAACCTCGCCACGTTTGCGCAACATACTACCTAAAGCCATATGCGTTTCTAGCGTATCTTCATTAACATCCAGCGTTGCAGTTAATGCATCAATGGCCGCATCTGGCTGCTCTGTAATAAGATAATTTAAACTCTCGCGGTAGCGATCCAAACTTACACGCGAGGCCTTAGGGTTCATTCTGTTCCGAATATCAATCGGCCTTTTAGCCAGTAAATAACCAATAGCCAAAGCACTTAAAAACAGTAAAAAAACGAGTAGCGAGTTAGTCTCCATAGCCTTGCCTATACTTTAGCAACACTATTAAGCGCTGTTGCTGTACGGCTTAATTGCTTTTCAAGCCGTTTGGTTTTTAGGCGCTGCATAAAAACCCAAGGCAAAAGAATAAGTATTGCCAAACCCATTCCTCCACCCAACAAGGCAAAAGCTAACGTTGAAACCGAAACCTCAGATAGCGTCCAGCGCATAAAATGAATGCTGACCACCTCGGTATTATCGAGGTAAAACTTGGTCACCATTAATGCTAAAAACAACCACCACACCAGCATTAAAAGCCGAATCGTCCACACGTACATCGTTTTTAACATTTCACAAACACCCTTTGTTATTAGTGTTAAGCACTCTATTTAAGACGGCAGTGCGGCTTTTTTGATGGTAGCCATAGCGTATTCAAAGACTTGGTCGATGGTCATTTTTGTGGAATCTAGCAAAATTGCATCAGCTGCAGGCACCAGCGGCGAACTTGCTCGTTCGCGGTCACGCTTATCTCGAGCCTCTATGTCCGTCAAAATTTGGCGCTCATCCGCTTTTTGCCCTACCGACTCAAGCTGCAAAACTCGCCGCTTGGCTCGCTCTTCAGCGCTTGCCGTTAAAAAGAACTTAACTGCCGCCGACGGAAATACTACCGTGCCCATATCGCGACCATCGGCAACTAAACCACTGCCATCAGCAAAAGCGCGCTGGCGCATTAATAGCGCATCGCGCACTGGCTGCAAAGCTGCCACTTGCGAAGCGGCCATACCCACTGCCTCCTCTCGAATTTCACGAGTGACATCTTTACCTGCAAGCAAAACGGTAACGCCCTGCTCGGCTGCATTAAAAGCAATATCCAGCCCGGCAGCCAACTTGGCTAAAGCCTGAACATCCGTAAGCGCAACCTCGGCTTTGATAGCCGCCAACGCCGTTAAACGATAAAGCGCCCCGCTGTCCAACAACGCATAACCGGTTGCCTTAGCCAACAGTTGGCATAAAGTTCCTTTACCGGCACCGCTTGGGCCATCAACAGTAATTATGGTATTCATTCAACAGCTACTCCGGCTTCGCCTGCTAAGCTTGCAATGATGTTATTACATACCGCAATAGGATCCTGCGCTTTAGTAATGGGCCTTCCAATAACTAAATAGTGGCTACCGGCAAGCATCGCTTCGCTCGGCGTCATTACCCTACGCTGATCTTGATTATCACTGCCGGCTGGGCGAATGCCCGGCGTTACCAAGACAAAATCATCACCGTTTTGCGCCTTTAAAGCGGAGGCCTCTTGCGCCGAGCAAACCACGCCATCCAAACCTGCACCTTTAACCATTCCGGCCAAACTCAACACTTGCTCTGCTGGGCTGCGATTAATACCCAGCTGCTGAAGCTCCTCTTGCGTTGAACTGGTTAATACAGTTACGCCAATTAACAACGGCGCCTTTTGATGGTTTGCGAGGCTTTCCTTTGCAGCCTCTAGCATACGAATACCACCACTGGCGTGAACATTGACCATCCAAACACCTAAATCAGCGGCAGCCTTAACCGCTTTAGCCGTGGTAACGGGTATGTCGTGAAATTTAAGATCAAGAAAAACCTCGAATCCCAACAACTGTAATTTTTCTACAATGGCGGGGCCACAACTGGTAAAAAGTTCTTTACCAACTTTAACGCGACACAGCTTGGGCGATAAACGCTCTGCAAGTGCGATGCAATCGCGTTCATTATCAACATCTAACGCCACAACAACAGGCGACATGATGGGATCTAACATAGGAGTTCTCTAGCTTTTATGGATTAAGCTCGGGCAATATAAACTCGCCCAGCTACAAAATTGTAACACGCCTATTCAGTGGCTAATGCACACAAAACAGGGCTATCAAATACACAAAATCCCACCAGCATAACTAGTGGGATTTTGCGGAGCATTCACAAACCTATCGCGGCTTATTCTGATGTAGCTTTCTTCTCAGACTTTAACTTCAATGCAATATTCAGCTCGCGCAATTGCAATGC
Protein-coding regions in this window:
- the grpE gene encoding nucleotide exchange factor GrpE, translated to MVSQDHSQTQTNEAETLEDDHVELSSVDAQEPATADVAALQAEIETLKEEVANAQEQVLRASAEMQNARRRAQQDVEKAHKFALDKFVGDMLPVADNLERALEAANGQQGSFEAIVEGVELTLKSMTDGLKRHNVEAVDPAGEPFDPQLHQAMSMVPDPNVEPNTVINVFQRGYTLNGRLVRPAMVVVSKAE
- the recN gene encoding DNA repair protein RecN, giving the protein MLSHLNVHNYTLVDSLDLELQPGLTTLTGETGAGKSLLLDAIGLAIGSKARGEAIHDTTANAEVSALFDLGDQPHIKQWLEQHDISINDNECLLKRVITPQGRSRCSINGHSATLSQLQELGRKLVNIHGQHEHQALLSPQTQRRLLDRFGAYPQLTDATELAFKHWRKAELALNQAQELADSQGAQYQLLKYQVDELALLELNENEVKSLEGQQKRLANTEAMQATCAAIIHSGRDSEHSLQTQLHWCTSQLQSLTKHDPSFNDASEMLKTALINIEEAIESIDNTAQNYNAEDSNLSAIEERLSTIYTVARKHKVQPGALHEHYQTLCTELEQLECSDEHIAALKQAAEGALETYNAHAIKLHDARLKASKRLCKAIGQRLKALNMEHASFYIDFEAHDSPHPHGNHGVKFLITTIPGKPAGALHKIASGGELSRISLAIQVVTAATQTTPTLIFDEVDAGIGGTTGDTVGTLLRELGGKAQVLCVTHLAQVASKAHNHLNVRKTKQRGTIRSQITALCGDDIVAEISRMVGGPIDSNEALAHARQMMTTH
- a CDS encoding shikimate kinase, translated to MAKSNIVLIGMAGAGKSTIGRILASQLNFPFIDSDQLIEQRENKSLQTLLDSEGYLGLRKIEEEAILTINTSNTVIATGGSAIYSEKAITHLAGQGVLVFLDVPLPLIQQRIGDYSQRGLAKPKAQTLSALYNERHPLYQQHANITVSKSDCKATEIAADIMRLISSQT
- a CDS encoding peptidylprolyl isomerase — translated: MFKLTSLIGSTAGLLLLALNSYATTVQFQTSLGDFEVILFDEQTPKTVENFLQYVNEEAYEDSIVHRSATNFVIQGGGFNLTEDALFNPINIHSQVENEAYYSNVRATISMAKRSGLPDSATSQWFINLGNNSTNSANLDYANGGYTVFGQVIGNGMDVVDAIAALPIHNVDNETGGRGQPRTYRYKTSPKKPSLYTTTLSLFMM
- a CDS encoding putative metalloprotease CJM1_0395 family protein; its protein translation is MPSITSMPSVAPSSIAAEFSVAAAPREGMTPTGSSFQPVAEPAKSNQLYSAQKQEVDAKSIHSNQAAQPLLYGESGKLLPGKERAATPEDTPRTAAGETNEEQAEQALKAKKEQQVEAKIQEEIRELAARDREVRAHEQAHAAVGGSYAGAHKYQFERGPDGVNYAVGGEVPIDVGPAATPEQTIAKAQTIRRAALAPAEPSPQDRQVAQESIQLEAAARQELQAEIRAKEESLTSAPEEEQVSAVAESTSEDQTAIENNEASAILPGLSSRGANSYRLMSASVAEASPSTLFRATA
- a CDS encoding SMI1/KNR4 family protein — encoded protein: MHFQQLTELMSELGVAQSQDLVGVPLSEIKNMETFFGLRFPASYVHFLHRCGRSAGHLAGWAAIYFDDLKEIAEEFEFHKTMASSELLLPSGGLLIAHYNQSFDYMICDGASEPTIYRITFDDLGAHCERFANSHTDYLEAMIRKAATEKGKVEPFFIDECGNMIRDDLTSYAPAVD
- a CDS encoding LapA family protein, with protein sequence MLKTMYVWTIRLLMLVWWLFLALMVTKFYLDNTEVVSIHFMRWTLSEVSVSTLAFALLGGGMGLAILILLPWVFMQRLKTKRLEKQLSRTATALNSVAKV
- the cmk gene encoding (d)CMP kinase, with protein sequence MNTIITVDGPSGAGKGTLCQLLAKATGYALLDSGALYRLTALAAIKAEVALTDVQALAKLAAGLDIAFNAAEQGVTVLLAGKDVTREIREEAVGMAASQVAALQPVRDALLMRQRAFADGSGLVADGRDMGTVVFPSAAVKFFLTASAEERAKRRVLQLESVGQKADERQILTDIEARDKRDRERASSPLVPAADAILLDSTKMTIDQVFEYAMATIKKAALPS
- the pyrF gene encoding orotidine-5'-phosphate decarboxylase yields the protein MLDPIMSPVVVALDVDNERDCIALAERLSPKLCRVKVGKELFTSCGPAIVEKLQLLGFEVFLDLKFHDIPVTTAKAVKAAADLGVWMVNVHASGGIRMLEAAKESLANHQKAPLLIGVTVLTSSTQEELQQLGINRSPAEQVLSLAGMVKGAGLDGVVCSAQEASALKAQNGDDFVLVTPGIRPAGSDNQDQRRVMTPSEAMLAGSHYLVIGRPITKAQDPIAVCNNIIASLAGEAGVAVE